GCGGCCACAGCGCTGGCACTCCTCGTACTGGCCGGTGCGTTTGGCAGCCTGCTCACCGGTCTCTTCTTGTTCGCTTTCACTCATCTGTGTTCACCTCGACGTCGAACTCGGATTCGAGGAACGCGATGGCGTCCTCGGGGGTGAGGCGATGGCCCGACGGGATCTGCCGCGAGCGCTTGTCACGCTTCGTCACGCGGTAGCCCGGGCGGACGAGGTTGACCGTCACGTCCAGCCCGAAGATACCGACGTTCGGGTCGTACTCCTGGGACGGGAACTCGGTGTGCTCTTCGACACCGAAACTGAAGTTCCCGGTCTGGTCGAACTGCGTCGCGGAGATCTCCGCGAGGGGCAGCGCCGTCTCGAGGAACTCGACCGCGTCGTCGCCGCGAAGGGTGACCTTCGCGCCGATGGGGTCGCCCTGGCGGATGCCGAAGTCCGGGAGGGTCTCCTTCGCCTGCGTGCGAACGGACTCCTGCCCGGTGACCTCCTCGAGGATGCCTTCAGCGTTCTGGAGTGCGCGGCCACCTTCGCCGACGCCCATGTGGACGACGACCTTCTCGATGGTGGGTGTGCGCATCTCGTGCATCTCGGCCTCGCTCATTCGTCATCACCCGTGAAGTTCTCGTCGATGACGACGACGTACTCCTCGATGGTCTCGAACGAGCCGTCGTCCTGCTCGACGACGACGGTGTTGTTCCCGGAGCCCATCGTCACCTGGATCTCGGAGATCTCGCCGACCTCGCCCGCGTGACTGCCCTTGACGGCGGTCACGAGCGCGCCTTCCTCGTACGGGAAGTGGGCGACGATCTCGTTGGTCTCGTTGTCGATGACGACGGAGTCCTTCGTGCTGTACTCGCTGGCGTCCGCGAGCTGCAGGTTCTGACCGTCGTGGAGCGAGACCTGCGTCTCGCCACCGGTGACCTGCTGCTTGTCGACGATCTTGCCGAGCTTCGAGTCCGCCGCGTCCTCGTCGATGGGCGAGAGGGCCAGTCGGCCGCCCTCGTCCGGGAAGACGCGGTAGTACTCGTCACGCTCGGTGAACGCGACGATGTCGAACATGCCGATGGGGCGCTGTTCGTCGGAGACCGCCTTGCCGTTGACCAGGACGGTGCCCTGGTTGAGGGCGTAGCGGGCCTCCTTCTTCGAGTCGACGTAACCGAGGACGTCGCGGAGCAGGATGACCAGCGGGACACCCTCCTCGCCGTGCGGGCCGGCGTCGGCCTTCACGGTGAACGTCTCGGTCTTACGCTCGACGGGCCAGGACTTCGGAACGGAGAGTCGCTTCTGGTGCTTCGTCATTCTGCATCACCTTCCAGACGCGCCTGCCGACGCTCGTCGTCGAGGTCGACCTCCGTGATGCGGACGTTCGAGGGCTCCAGACGGCGGGGAACCTCCTCGCCGTCGGCCTTCTCGAGCGTGACGCCCTCGACCGAGATGGTCGTGGACTTGAGGTCGACGTCGAGGACTTCGCCCTCTTCGCCGGCGAAGTCGCCGCGCATGACCTCGACCGTGTCGCCCTCGTTGACGCGGGCGCGACGACGGCCGTACTCCTCACGGAGGTCCTCGGACAGCGTCGAGCGGACCTGCTTCTGCTTCTTGTGCAGGGGGGCGCGTGCTGCCTGGTTGCGCTGTTTGCGTGGTTGTCGTGTCATACTATCATCGTAGCCGTGGATGCGATGCTTCCGAATCGCTCTGCCACTTCACGCGCGATGGGGCCCTTGATCTCCGAGCCCTGCGGTTCCTCGTTCTCGTTGATGAGGACGGCCGCGTTGTCTTCGAACTTCACGCGCGTTCCGTCGGGACGACGGATCGGCTTGCGCTGCCGGATGATGACGGCTTCCTTGACCTGGCGACGCTCTTCGGGCGTCCCCTTGGTCACGGAGACGGTCACCTTGTCACCGATACCCCCCTTGGGGTGTCGGTTCTTGGTTCCGTGGTAGCCGGCGATGGAGATGATCTTCACCTCACGCGCGCCGGTGTTGTCGGAACACGTCAGCAGCGAGCCCTTCTCGAGGCCCTGGGTGACGTCGGCTTTGAGGGCCTCCATCACTCCTCACCTCCTCGGGGCTGGTAGGTGTCGTCGTGAGCGAGCTGCTCGACGACGACGTGGGCTTTCGTCTTCGAAAGTGGTCGTGTCTCTGCGATGCGAACCGTATCGCCAACCGTGAGGTCCATGCACGTCGGTGCATGGGCCGGGACCCGCGAACGCCGCTTCATGTAGCGGTCGTACTTGGGAACCCGGACGTCGTACTCACGTTCGACGATGACGGTTTTGTCCATGTCTGTGGAGGCTACCGTCCCTTCGAGTGTCTGGCCGCGCACGGCGAGCTCGCCGTGGAACGGACAGTCGTCGTCGGAACAGGTACCCTCCGGTTCGGGTACGTTCAGTCCTATCGCCATTTCGAATCACCTGTGGTTTCGGTGCGAAGGGCGGGTCGTGAGAGCAGTCTGACTCCATCCACCGTAACGTAGGCGACGTCGTCGCCGGTAGGGATGCCCGGTTTCGACGTCGTCCCCGACCCCTTCGCGGGGTCGGCGGTTTCATCTGTGAGTCGGAACTCGAATACCGTGCCTTGCTTCGGCACCTGGCGCACCCGAGAGTCCCCATCGACACGGTCCTCCACGTGGAGGGTCTGCATCGTCTCGATGACGATGCGACCCGCTATCCCGACGAGGTCGGGGTTCGCGGCGTCGACGACCTCCACGTAGAGGCCGTTGAGTTCGTGTCGTGGGAGCGTCTCGGGTGTCAGCGCCATGTGATTTATTCTTCGTCTGTCTCGAAGTCGCCTTCTTCCTGCTGGATCGTCTTGATCCGCGCGATGGTCTTGCGCAGCTCGCCGATGCGACCCGGGTTCTCCGGGGCACCACCAGCGGCCTGCACGGCCTTCGCGTTCAGGAGTTCGGTCTCCAGTTCTTCGAGCTCTTCTTCGCGCTCACGCGGGGTGAGCTCGCGGACTTCGTCGGGGTGGAGAATCGCCATGATCTACTCCTCCTCGTCTTCGTCGTCCATCTCCTCGACCATCGCGGCCGCCTCCTCTTCGACGGCCTCGTCGAGTTCTTCCAGTTCGTCTTCGATGTCCTCGTCGCCCTCCGGGACCTCGACGTCGTCGAAGTCCTCGGTGGCGTCCTCGTCGAGGACCTCCTCGACGACCTCTTCCTCCTCGGGAGCGCCCGGTTCGGCGGCCTCGCTGGGCTCGCCCTCCTGGGCTTCCTCGACGATCTCGTCGAGTTCCTCTTCGTCGGGCTCCTCGAGCAGTTCCTCGACGGCCTCGTTGGCCTCGACGGCCTCGGGGGCGACCTCGTTGACGTCCTCGCCCTCGTAGATCTCGAAGTCGTCGGGGAGCTCGGCCTCCGGCGGGATGATCTTCACCGTGACGCCGATGGTACCGAGCTTCATGACGGCGACACCCTGGCCTTCGTCGACGATCTCCTCTGCGGGTTCGCCGTTGTGCTTGATGTAGCCGTCGTTGAACTTCTCGACGCGCGAGCGCGCGCCGGTGACCTTCCCGGAGAGGACGATCTCGGCACCGAGGGCGCCGGCGTCCATGATGCGTTCGAGCGTCGTGTGGCCGGCCTTGCGGAAGTACCAGCCGCGCTCGAGCGCGTTCGCCAGACGGTCGGCGACGATGCGTGCGTTGAGGTCGGGTTCTTCGACCTCCTGCACGTCGATCTGGGGGTCCTCGAGGTTGAACTTCTCCTCGAGCATCGTCGTGACCTTCCGGATGTTCTCACCGCCCTTGCCGATGACCATACCGGGCTTCTCGGCCTTGAGCACGATCTGTGTGCCCATGGGCGTCTTCGCGACCTCCATGCCGCCGTAGCCAGCTCGACCGAGTTCCTCTGCGAAGAACTCGTCGATCTGGGACCGCTGCATGCCGTCTCGGATGAACTGATGTTCGTCTGCCATTAGTTCTCGACCTCCTCGACGATGATCTCGACGTCGACCTGCGGCGTGTTCCACGCCGTGGCACGCCCCATCGCGCGGGGCTTGCGACCCGGCGACTCGCCGACCTTGTGGGCGGCGACGTGGACGATCTCCATCGTCTCGCCGTCGAAGCCCTGGTGGTCGGCGTTGGCTGCGACGTTCTCCAGCAGGTCGAGGAACGCCTTGCTGGCCTTCTCGGGGTAGCGGCCGGCGTCCCAGCCGTCGATGTCGCCCTTGTGGCCGACGCCGCTGTTGTGCTGCTTGAACGGAACGGACCGCTCGCCCTTGATGACCGCGTCGAGGTACTCCTGTGCCTCGCCGACGGTCTTGCCCTTGATCTCTCGGGCGATGGCCTTGCTGTGCTTGTTGCTCATGTGACGCTCCCGGAGCATGGCCTTGGCCGTCTTCTCCGGGTCCGCGTCGACGCTGTAGTTGATTCCCATGGTTTCGATCACTTCAGGGGCACGAACTTCGAGGAGCGCGTCGCACCGATACCTGCCTGTCCGTGGGTGACGGACGAGCGTGTGAGCTGGAACTCGCCGAGGTAGTGGCCGATCATCTCGGGCTTGACCTTGACGCGTTCGAACTCCTGACCGGTGTAGACGGCGAACGTCAGGTCGACGAACTCCGGCAGCACCGGCATGTCGCGCAGGTGCGTGCGGATCGGGTCGTTCGCGCTCTGTTGTTCGTCGTACTCACGGGCCTTCTCGAGAAGCTTCTGCTTCTCGACGGAGAGACCACGCTTGATGCTTCGCCGCTGGCGTGCGGGCAGCTGTTCTGCGACCTCTTCGAGGTCCATCTCCTGCAGCTCGTCGAGCGTGTAGCCGCGGTAGGTGAACTCCTCGTCGTCGTCGCGGCCGGTTCTGTAGTCGGTCTGGGTCATTTGTTACCACCTCGGCCGGTACGCCGAGACGCGATGTCACCGACCTTCCGTCCCGGCGGTGCGTCGCGGGAGACGGACTTCGGTCGGCCCGGGTGCTGGCGGCCACCACCACCGAACGGGTGGTCGACGGCGTTCATCGCCACGCCACGCACGTTCGGCCACTTGGTGCCGCGAGCCTTCATCTTGTGATACTTGTTCCCTGCCTTCACGAACGGCTTCTCCGTACGCCCACCACCCGCGACCACGCCGACGGTGGCGCGGCACTGCGGGTCGAGGCGCTTCATCTCGCCGCTGGGCAGCTGGACGACCGCAGCCTTGCGGTCGTGGGTGATGAGGTCGGCGCTCGTCCCGGATGCGCGGGCGAACTTGCCGCCGTCACCGGGCTGGCGCTCGATGTTGCACACCGGGACCCCCTCGGGGATCTCGGCGAGCGGGAGCGTGTTACCCGGTGCGATTTCGGCGGAGACACCGACCTGTATCTCGTCGCCCACGGTGATGCCCTCGGGCGCGAGCACGAGGCGCTGGTCGCCGTCCTCGAACTCGACGGCCACGACCGGTGCGGACCGGGCGGGGTCGTGTTCGATGTCGACGACGGTACCGCTGACGACGTCCGATTCCTCAGGCGTCTTGTGCGAGAGCTCAGCCTTGTAGCGGTGCGAGGGGGCACGGAACGTCGGCCCACCACGACCACGTCGCTGGCCCTGGATTCTTCGTCCCATTCTTAGAACACCCCGATGCGAGAGGCGACTTCCTGTGCGTCGTCCTCCTCGGAGAGGCGGACGATGGCCTTCTTCTGGCCCTTCATGGTGACCTGTGTGTTCACCTTCTCGACGCTGACGTCGAACTGCTCCTCGACGGCCTCCCGGACGTCCGGCTTGGCCGCGTCGAGGTCGACGACGAACTGGAGCTTGTTCTCGAAGTCCATGTCGTTCATCGCCTTCTCCGTCACGAGCGGGTACTGGATGACGCTCATCGGTCAGCCACCTCCGCGATCGCGGACTCGGTGAACACGGTCAGTCGACCACCCTGTGCGCCGGGCGCGAGGTCCTCGACGTTCACGTTGTCTGCCGTCGCCACGTCGGCGCCGGCGAGGTTGCGTGCGGCCTTCGACGGGCCGGCCTCGCTGGAGGTGACGAACAGGATGGACTTGGGCTGCTTGTACTTGCGGCCACGGGTGGTCCCGCGACCGGCACGGACCGTCTTGCCCTCGTCTGCACGGTCGATGTCGTCGTGTGCGCCGACGGCCTCGAGGAAACTGACGACCTCCTTGGTCTTCAGCAGCTCCTCGAAGTCGTCGGAGACGACGAGCGGCAGGTCGACGTCGTCGTCGAACGCGTGACCGCGCTCGGCGACGCGTTCGGCGTCGACGGTCGCGGCGAGCGCACTGCGGAACGCAAGCTTGCGCTCCTTCTTGTTGATCTGCTCGCCGAGGTCCTTCTCTTCTTTCGGCGGGTGCGCCTTGCGACCACCGACGGTCTGCGGGACGCGAACACCCTGGCCGTTCGAGCGCGGCACGTGTGCCATGCCGCGGCCCGAACCCATCGATTCGCCGGACGTACGCATGCCGGCGTAGTCGTCGGCACCGTACGGCTGTTTTCGGTTGGCCTGGGCGGCGCGGACCGCACGCGTGATGAGGTCCGGACGGAAGGCCGTCTCGAAGACCTCGGGGAGGTCGAGCGTGTCGGCCTCGGAGCCGTCCAGGTCGTAGATTGTTGCCTGCATGGTTTATCCCTGGTTCGATGCTGTGGACACGTAGCGCACCTCGGGGTCGAGGCGCGGCTGGTCGTTCGGTCGGATAGCCGGGCGGAAGCGCAGGAGGCGCTTGTCCGGACCGGGAAGCGAGCCCTTGACGAGGGTGAACGGACCGCCGACCTCGCCGTAGTTGACGAGACCGCCGTCGACGTTCACGTCCTCGACGTCCTCACCGTCGCCGATGCGGATGACGCGCTTGTTGAGTTCCGTGCGCTGGTGGTACCCCATCTGGCCCTGCTGGGGAACGGTCGAGCGAACGCGGCTCGGGTTCCACGGGCCGAGGTTACCGATGCGACGCCGCCATCCCTGGCGGGCGTGCTTGCCCTTGCGCTTCTGGACGCCCCAGCGCTTGACCGGGCCCTGGGTGCCCTTCCCCTTCGTGACGCCGGAGACGTCGGTGTACTCGCCGGCGCGGAAGGTGTCTTTCATCTCGTGCACGCCGCCGTCCTCGATGAGCTCGAGGCCGTAGTCGACGCGGTCCGCGAGGGAGCCACCGCCGATGCGGGTCTCCATCACGTCGGGCTTCTTCTTCGGTACCGACGGGACGTCGCTGGGGACGGTGTGCGTGATTGCACGAACGTCCGCGACCTTGCCTGCCTCGACGGCGTCGCGGAGTTCCTCCGCGTCGGCCTCGGGGCTGGCGTCCTCGGGGAGGTCCAGAACGCGGTCGAGTTCGTCGTGGAACTCGCCGGTCCAGACCTCGGTGAGGGGCTTCTTCCCGTACGGTGTGTCTTCGTACGCTCGCAGGGCGACCGCCCGCATGGGCGGGGTCTCCACGATGGTGACGGGGACGGTCTCCTCCATCCCTTCACGGGGGGAGTCGGACTCGTCGTTGATCATCACCACGTGGGTCATGCCGGCTTTGTAGCCAGCGAAACCCTGCAGCGTCGGCTGTCCGTCGTCGTCCGGCCACGAGTTGAAGCGCGGGACCTCGGAGGTCGCACGCTTGCGCGGGCCGAACCCGAGCGAGCCTTTGCGTGGTCTGCTAGGTTGTGGCATTGTATCACTCGTTGAGTGTCAGGCAGGCAAGCGTCGCGAACAGAGCTTCCTCCGTTCTGACGACCTTGCTGCCCTGGTTCGGAATCGAGTTCAGCCAAAGGTCGAACCCTCCGGCGTTGGGTTCGGTGGCGTCCTCGTTTCGAGCGGCCTGTACATCGGCCACGTCGATGCCGAGTATTTCAGGCAGCCCTCTGCCCGGCGACCCGAACACGACGGTCATCCCGTCGTGCCGGATCTGCCCGGTCAGGCTCGCGAGTCGCCCCACGGTGAGTTCTTCACCGTGGCGCGAGGTCGCGATGCATAGCCCGGCGTCTTCACGCCCGAGCGCTGCCTGGAGGCCCGTGCGTTCGACGACGAGGCCCTCGATGGGCTCGTCGGCGAGTCGCGCACGGACCGGACGTCGCGAAGATACCCTGACGGTTACGCGTTCTCCCTCGTCGGGCACCTCCATATCGGGTGGTGCGACGAGCGAGATCGGGTGTTGCAGTCCGCAATTGACCCGGACGCGCCTGTCAGGTCCGACCTCGGTCACGATTCCCTGTCTTAACGACCCCGAACCGTCTGATTCGGAGCCGGTCTGCGACGAGGCGCGGAGCGGCGGCAAGATACCGGCGTACTCCAGTTCGCTTCGATGCCCCCACGCCTCCTTTCGGAGGTAGGGGGGTGTCGTCGCGTATTCGAGTACGGTGCTGACGAACCCGCCACCCCATCTGGTCTCGCCGTCTTCGTCGGGGAAGACGACCAGCCTGTCTGCCCGGAAGACCGTCGCCGCACGGGCGACGTAGCCGACCTTGCGAGTTGCCTCGCGTTTGTCTTCGGCTTCCCGGACGAGGGATGACGGCACGAGCACGCTGGTGGTCATGCCGTGACGCTTCGACGCCTCGCCACTAGACTGTGCCGAATTTATTCTGGCCCATCGTAAAAGGGTGCCGGATTGGAATTCCGGTTGTGACGGCGACTCACGCCCCAATGAGGGTGTTTAGCGTTCACATGGGCTGTCATGCTCGCGTACGTGCGGGAATCAAGATACTACTGGTGGTGAGGCGGCCGCAGTCTGGTGGTTTCTCTCTCCCACGGACCGTCCGATTCAGAAGCCTTATATTACGTCCAGCAGTTACGTTTGAATGCAGACGAAGCGCACTGGTAGTGTAGTGGTATCACGTGACCTTGCCATGGTCACAACCTGGGTTCAAATCCCAGCCAGTGCATTTCTCCGAAACTCACACCCAAGAGCGACCGCTTTGCGTGTCGCGAGCATGGTCGAGTTTCGGTGGATGCGTGACGCTGGAATTTGAACCAGCGAGCGAAGCGCCAGCGGAGCGAGTGAGGTTCGAATCCCAGCCAGCCGGTTCACAATCCCGGCCCACCCAGCCACCCGACTCCTCGTTTCGCTTCGGTAACCCGTATCAACGATTCTCTCCTCTCTCTACCTGTCATGAGCGCGCTGTTCGCGGGGGGGTGGCGACCGTTCGTCAGGGACCTCCTGCTCATCTTCGCCGTGTTGGTTCTCGTCAGCGTCACCTTCGCCGGCTACAACACGCTGACCTACGTCGCGGTGCTGGCCGCCCGGGTCACCCGGGACATGTTCCTCACCGGCCTCGGGGACGGCATCGAGATGTACCTGCTCGTCGGCGGGTTCCTCTTCGTCGAGGCGCTGATCGCCGCGACGGGCCTCGCACTGGTCAAGCGTCGCCTCCGCCGACTGTTCCGGTCGCCGCCGTCGTCGGCCGGGTGACTGCACGGTATAGCATGGCGCTGGCTTTAGCTGTGGGACGAGTACGGGACGGTATGCACGAGACGTCCTCCCACTCGCGCTCGTTCGCCGCATCGGTCCTGCGGCTGACGGCCATCCTGCTCGGTCTCGCCCTGTTCGTCCCCGTCACGTTCTTCGCGTGGTACTTCGGCATCGTCGCCGCGGACCTGGTCCAGTTACAGCTGGGCCTGCCGGACGGCCTGTGGTTCGAGGTGGTCGCCGGGGTGGTGTTCGTCCTCGAGCTGCTGCTGGTCGCGACCGTCGTGGTCGCGTCCTCCCGGGTGGTGACCGACCTGACGGACCGGGCCGGCTCGGCACGCTGACACAGGCTTTTTACCGTCCTCCCGAGTCGGAACGGGCATGTCCTGGCGCGACATCAGACCGACAGCCCTGGGCCTCATCTGGCGCGACGACGAGCTGTTGCTCCAGCGGTACGACGCGGCCGAGACGTTCTACCGGCCACTCGGCGGCGGGCTGGAGTTCGGCGAGCAGGCACGGGACGCGCTGGTCCGGGAGTTCCACGAGGAACTCGACCGGGAGGTCGTCCCCCGGGACCGCGTCGGGGTGCTGGAGAACGTCTTCACCTTCGAGGGGACGCCGGGCCACGAGGTGGTGTTCGTCTTCGAGGCCGAGTTCGCCGACGACGGCGCCTACGAGCAGGAGACGTTCGAGGGCGTCGAGGACGACGGGTCGGGGACGTTCACCGCGAGCTGGGAGCCTGTCTCGCGGTTCGTCGAGGGCTCGGCGACCCTCTATCCCGACGGCGTCGTCGACCTGCTC
This window of the Haloarchaeobius amylolyticus genome carries:
- a CDS encoding 50S ribosomal protein L5, whose amino-acid sequence is MSEAEMHEMRTPTIEKVVVHMGVGEGGRALQNAEGILEEVTGQESVRTQAKETLPDFGIRQGDPIGAKVTLRGDDAVEFLETALPLAEISATQFDQTGNFSFGVEEHTEFPSQEYDPNVGIFGLDVTVNLVRPGYRVTKRDKRSRQIPSGHRLTPEDAIAFLESEFDVEVNTDE
- a CDS encoding 30S ribosomal protein S4e, whose translation is MTKHQKRLSVPKSWPVERKTETFTVKADAGPHGEEGVPLVILLRDVLGYVDSKKEARYALNQGTVLVNGKAVSDEQRPIGMFDIVAFTERDEYYRVFPDEGGRLALSPIDEDAADSKLGKIVDKQQVTGGETQVSLHDGQNLQLADASEYSTKDSVVIDNETNEIVAHFPYEEGALVTAVKGSHAGEVGEISEIQVTMGSGNNTVVVEQDDGSFETIEEYVVVIDENFTGDDE
- the rplX gene encoding 50S ribosomal protein L24 — encoded protein: MTRQPRKQRNQAARAPLHKKQKQVRSTLSEDLREEYGRRRARVNEGDTVEVMRGDFAGEEGEVLDVDLKSTTISVEGVTLEKADGEEVPRRLEPSNVRITEVDLDDERRQARLEGDAE
- a CDS encoding 50S ribosomal protein L14, with the translated sequence MEALKADVTQGLEKGSLLTCSDNTGAREVKIISIAGYHGTKNRHPKGGIGDKVTVSVTKGTPEERRQVKEAVIIRQRKPIRRPDGTRVKFEDNAAVLINENEEPQGSEIKGPIAREVAERFGSIASTATMIV
- a CDS encoding 30S ribosomal protein S17; the protein is MAIGLNVPEPEGTCSDDDCPFHGELAVRGQTLEGTVASTDMDKTVIVEREYDVRVPKYDRYMKRRSRVPAHAPTCMDLTVGDTVRIAETRPLSKTKAHVVVEQLAHDDTYQPRGGEE
- a CDS encoding ribonuclease P protein component 1, translating into MALTPETLPRHELNGLYVEVVDAANPDLVGIAGRIVIETMQTLHVEDRVDGDSRVRQVPKQGTVFEFRLTDETADPAKGSGTTSKPGIPTGDDVAYVTVDGVRLLSRPALRTETTGDSKWR
- the rpmC gene encoding 50S ribosomal protein L29; translation: MAILHPDEVRELTPREREEELEELETELLNAKAVQAAGGAPENPGRIGELRKTIARIKTIQQEEGDFETDEE
- a CDS encoding 30S ribosomal protein S3; this translates as MADEHQFIRDGMQRSQIDEFFAEELGRAGYGGMEVAKTPMGTQIVLKAEKPGMVIGKGGENIRKVTTMLEEKFNLEDPQIDVQEVEEPDLNARIVADRLANALERGWYFRKAGHTTLERIMDAGALGAEIVLSGKVTGARSRVEKFNDGYIKHNGEPAEEIVDEGQGVAVMKLGTIGVTVKIIPPEAELPDDFEIYEGEDVNEVAPEAVEANEAVEELLEEPDEEELDEIVEEAQEGEPSEAAEPGAPEEEEVVEEVLDEDATEDFDDVEVPEGDEDIEDELEELDEAVEEEAAAMVEEMDDEDEEE
- a CDS encoding 50S ribosomal protein L22 — encoded protein: MGINYSVDADPEKTAKAMLRERHMSNKHSKAIAREIKGKTVGEAQEYLDAVIKGERSVPFKQHNSGVGHKGDIDGWDAGRYPEKASKAFLDLLENVAANADHQGFDGETMEIVHVAAHKVGESPGRKPRAMGRATAWNTPQVDVEIIVEEVEN
- a CDS encoding 30S ribosomal protein S19, with the protein product MTQTDYRTGRDDDEEFTYRGYTLDELQEMDLEEVAEQLPARQRRSIKRGLSVEKQKLLEKAREYDEQQSANDPIRTHLRDMPVLPEFVDLTFAVYTGQEFERVKVKPEMIGHYLGEFQLTRSSVTHGQAGIGATRSSKFVPLK
- a CDS encoding 50S ribosomal protein L2, which gives rise to MGRRIQGQRRGRGGPTFRAPSHRYKAELSHKTPEESDVVSGTVVDIEHDPARSAPVVAVEFEDGDQRLVLAPEGITVGDEIQVGVSAEIAPGNTLPLAEIPEGVPVCNIERQPGDGGKFARASGTSADLITHDRKAAVVQLPSGEMKRLDPQCRATVGVVAGGGRTEKPFVKAGNKYHKMKARGTKWPNVRGVAMNAVDHPFGGGGRQHPGRPKSVSRDAPPGRKVGDIASRRTGRGGNK
- a CDS encoding 50S ribosomal protein L23 yields the protein MSVIQYPLVTEKAMNDMDFENKLQFVVDLDAAKPDVREAVEEQFDVSVEKVNTQVTMKGQKKAIVRLSEEDDAQEVASRIGVF
- the rpl4p gene encoding 50S ribosomal protein L4, encoding MQATIYDLDGSEADTLDLPEVFETAFRPDLITRAVRAAQANRKQPYGADDYAGMRTSGESMGSGRGMAHVPRSNGQGVRVPQTVGGRKAHPPKEEKDLGEQINKKERKLAFRSALAATVDAERVAERGHAFDDDVDLPLVVSDDFEELLKTKEVVSFLEAVGAHDDIDRADEGKTVRAGRGTTRGRKYKQPKSILFVTSSEAGPSKAARNLAGADVATADNVNVEDLAPGAQGGRLTVFTESAIAEVADR
- a CDS encoding 50S ribosomal protein L3, with translation MPQPSRPRKGSLGFGPRKRATSEVPRFNSWPDDDGQPTLQGFAGYKAGMTHVVMINDESDSPREGMEETVPVTIVETPPMRAVALRAYEDTPYGKKPLTEVWTGEFHDELDRVLDLPEDASPEADAEELRDAVEAGKVADVRAITHTVPSDVPSVPKKKPDVMETRIGGGSLADRVDYGLELIEDGGVHEMKDTFRAGEYTDVSGVTKGKGTQGPVKRWGVQKRKGKHARQGWRRRIGNLGPWNPSRVRSTVPQQGQMGYHQRTELNKRVIRIGDGEDVEDVNVDGGLVNYGEVGGPFTLVKGSLPGPDKRLLRFRPAIRPNDQPRLDPEVRYVSTASNQG
- a CDS encoding RNA methyltransferase — encoded protein: MTTSVLVPSSLVREAEDKREATRKVGYVARAATVFRADRLVVFPDEDGETRWGGGFVSTVLEYATTPPYLRKEAWGHRSELEYAGILPPLRASSQTGSESDGSGSLRQGIVTEVGPDRRVRVNCGLQHPISLVAPPDMEVPDEGERVTVRVSSRRPVRARLADEPIEGLVVERTGLQAALGREDAGLCIATSRHGEELTVGRLASLTGQIRHDGMTVVFGSPGRGLPEILGIDVADVQAARNEDATEPNAGGFDLWLNSIPNQGSKVVRTEEALFATLACLTLNE
- a CDS encoding NUDIX hydrolase — protein: MSWRDIRPTALGLIWRDDELLLQRYDAAETFYRPLGGGLEFGEQARDALVREFHEELDREVVPRDRVGVLENVFTFEGTPGHEVVFVFEAEFADDGAYEQETFEGVEDDGSGTFTASWEPVSRFVEGSATLYPDGVVDLLDA